The following are encoded in a window of Saccharothrix longispora genomic DNA:
- a CDS encoding MerR family transcriptional regulator has translation MAWSIAQVARMSKVTSRTLRHYDAIGLLAPAWIGGNGHRYYEREQLLRLQQILLLRDLGLGLDTVAEVLDGRHATVDVLRNHARWLAAEQERLAALARTVSRTIEELEGGYRVKMEELFEGFDADRQARYEAELVERYGEGAQAHIDEGKQRMRSWTKADAEGFMAEWRGIGAAFAELFDAGVAPDSPRAMEVTDRHHTWLCRSWTPNRESYTGLGQLYVDAPDFKSQFDAHAEGFAEYVRDAMAAYAQARL, from the coding sequence ATGGCCTGGTCGATCGCGCAGGTGGCGCGGATGTCGAAGGTGACGTCGCGGACGCTGCGCCACTACGACGCGATCGGGCTGCTCGCACCGGCGTGGATCGGCGGCAACGGCCACCGGTACTACGAGCGCGAGCAGCTGCTCCGGCTCCAGCAGATCCTGCTGCTGCGCGACCTGGGGCTCGGCCTGGACACCGTGGCCGAGGTCCTGGACGGGCGGCACGCGACCGTCGACGTGCTGCGCAACCACGCGCGGTGGCTGGCGGCGGAGCAGGAGCGGCTGGCGGCGCTGGCGCGCACCGTCTCCCGGACGATCGAGGAACTGGAAGGGGGTTACCGCGTGAAGATGGAAGAGCTGTTCGAGGGCTTCGACGCCGACCGCCAGGCCCGCTACGAGGCGGAACTGGTGGAGCGCTACGGCGAGGGCGCGCAAGCGCACATCGACGAGGGCAAGCAGCGGATGCGGTCCTGGACGAAGGCCGACGCCGAGGGGTTCATGGCGGAGTGGCGCGGGATCGGCGCCGCGTTCGCCGAGCTGTTCGACGCGGGCGTCGCGCCCGACTCGCCCCGGGCGATGGAGGTGACGGACCGGCACCACACGTGGCTGTGCCGGAGCTGGACGCCGAACCGGGAGTCCTACACCGGTCTGGGGCAGCTGTACGTGGACGCGCCGGACTTCAAGTCGCAGTTCGACGCGCACGCCGAGGGTTTCGCCGAGTACGTCCGCGACGCCATGGCCGCGTACGCGCAGGCCCGGCTGTAG
- a CDS encoding LOG family protein produces the protein MRTEFTHLDQVRAADDLRNAVLVGLDLTDVDLRVPVDGALFLGCALSPVGQRRAAAAGALVFPAIPDLPYDVYRSRLYTPDELFAGFDPDDPASYADTPDARTYRHSRAQGHNPDPLHALAERLHDHAITEALADALPEHPVAVMGGHAVARGTDGYRRAVALGANLGEAGFTVLTGGGPGVMEAVPLGVRVGVDDGVLKDLARAPVFGADAESIGRWLAAFPADLPGSSPAGSGPAGSGRPRTLGIPTWFYGHEPPNPACELHAKYFANSVREDGLLTIATGGIVYTPGSAGTVQEVFQDYCQNHYGSVGPAAPMVFLGKDFWVDEVPAAPLVRRLARGREAERWILVTDDPDEAVGFLREYAG, from the coding sequence GTGCGCACCGAGTTCACCCATCTCGACCAGGTCCGCGCGGCGGACGACCTGCGGAACGCCGTGCTGGTCGGCCTGGACCTCACCGACGTCGACCTGCGGGTCCCGGTGGACGGCGCGCTGTTCCTCGGCTGCGCCCTGTCGCCGGTCGGCCAGCGACGCGCGGCGGCGGCCGGGGCCCTGGTGTTCCCCGCCATCCCGGACCTGCCCTACGACGTGTACCGGTCGCGGCTCTACACGCCGGACGAGCTGTTCGCGGGTTTCGACCCCGACGACCCCGCGTCCTACGCGGACACGCCGGACGCCCGCACCTACCGGCACAGCCGGGCGCAGGGCCACAACCCCGATCCGCTGCACGCGCTGGCCGAGCGGCTGCACGACCACGCGATCACCGAGGCGCTGGCCGACGCGCTGCCCGAGCACCCGGTGGCGGTGATGGGCGGTCACGCCGTGGCGCGCGGCACGGACGGCTACCGGCGGGCGGTGGCGCTGGGCGCGAACCTCGGCGAGGCCGGGTTCACCGTGCTGACCGGCGGTGGGCCGGGCGTGATGGAGGCCGTGCCGCTGGGCGTGCGGGTCGGCGTGGACGACGGCGTGCTGAAGGACCTCGCGCGGGCGCCGGTGTTCGGCGCGGACGCGGAGTCCATCGGCCGCTGGCTCGCCGCGTTCCCCGCGGACCTGCCCGGTTCGAGCCCGGCGGGATCGGGCCCGGCGGGATCGGGCCGCCCCCGCACCCTGGGCATCCCCACCTGGTTCTACGGGCACGAGCCGCCGAACCCGGCGTGCGAGCTGCACGCCAAGTACTTCGCCAACTCGGTGCGCGAGGACGGCCTGCTCACCATCGCCACCGGCGGCATCGTCTACACGCCGGGCAGCGCGGGCACCGTGCAGGAGGTCTTCCAGGACTACTGCCAGAACCACTACGGCTCGGTCGGCCCGGCCGCGCCGATGGTGTTCCTGGGCAAGGACTTCTGGGTGGACGAGGTGCCCGCCGCGCCGCTCGTGCGGCGGCTGGCGCGCGGCCGTGAGGCGGAGCGGTGGATCCTCGTCACGGACGACCCGGACGAGGCGGTCGGCTTCCTGCGGGAGTACGCGGGCTGA
- a CDS encoding YbaK/EbsC family protein, with translation MVGVWTIAGTLTPVPAIDRLDLVADPVAAALRSMTDADRLAVTAIDASLADTAEFCAHYGVPLSASANCVVVAGKRGDAVRYAACVVLATTRADVNGVVRKRLDARKASFAPMDEAVSLSGMEYGGITPVGLPADWPVLLSPEVAAAPELIIGGGVRGSKLLVPGDVLAKLPGAEVVEGLAR, from the coding sequence ATGGTCGGCGTGTGGACCATCGCCGGAACCCTGACGCCCGTGCCCGCCATCGACCGGCTCGACCTGGTCGCCGACCCGGTGGCGGCGGCCCTGCGGTCGATGACCGACGCGGACCGGCTCGCGGTGACCGCCATCGACGCGTCGCTGGCCGACACCGCCGAGTTCTGCGCGCACTACGGCGTGCCGCTGTCGGCGTCGGCGAACTGCGTGGTCGTGGCGGGCAAGCGCGGTGACGCGGTCCGGTACGCGGCGTGCGTGGTGCTCGCGACGACGCGGGCGGACGTGAACGGCGTGGTGCGCAAGCGGCTGGACGCGCGCAAGGCGTCGTTCGCGCCGATGGACGAGGCGGTGTCGCTGTCGGGCATGGAGTACGGCGGCATCACGCCCGTCGGCCTGCCCGCGGACTGGCCGGTGCTGCTGTCGCCCGAGGTCGCCGCCGCGCCGGAGCTGATCATCGGCGGCGGTGTGCGGGGCAGCAAGCTGCTCGTGCCGGGTGACGTGCTGGCGAAGCTGCCGGGCGCCGAGGTCGTCGAGGGCCTGGCCCGCTAG
- the purU gene encoding formyltetrahydrofolate deformylase: MPLPERRYVITFGCPDRTGIVARISSFLAEHGGWIVEAAYHTDPATNWFFTRQEVRADSLPFEVDELRSRFAGVAEDLGARPGSWRVGDTGERRRVVILVSKEGHCLYDLLGRVASHELDVEVSAVIGNHADLAGITRAHGIPFHHVPFPANDPEGRQAAFAQLRQLVDAHDPHAVVLARFMQILPTELCADWAGRALNIHHSFLPSFIGARPYHQAHLRGVKLVGATCHYVTAELDQGPIVEQDVIRVDHDDSVPDMVRKGRDIEKVVLARGLRWHLEDRVLVHGNRTVIF, translated from the coding sequence GTGCCTCTTCCCGAACGCCGCTACGTGATCACCTTCGGCTGCCCCGACCGCACCGGCATCGTGGCGAGGATCTCCTCGTTCCTCGCCGAGCACGGCGGGTGGATCGTCGAGGCGGCGTACCACACGGACCCGGCCACCAACTGGTTCTTCACCCGCCAGGAGGTGCGCGCCGACTCGCTGCCGTTCGAGGTGGACGAGCTGCGGTCGCGGTTCGCGGGGGTCGCCGAGGACCTGGGCGCGCGACCCGGGTCGTGGCGGGTCGGCGACACCGGCGAGCGGCGGCGGGTGGTGATCCTCGTCTCCAAGGAGGGGCACTGCCTGTACGACCTGCTCGGCCGGGTCGCGTCGCACGAGCTGGACGTCGAGGTGTCCGCGGTCATCGGCAACCACGCCGACCTGGCCGGGATCACCCGCGCGCACGGCATCCCGTTCCACCACGTGCCGTTCCCGGCGAACGACCCGGAGGGCAGGCAGGCGGCGTTCGCGCAGCTGCGGCAACTGGTGGACGCGCACGACCCGCACGCCGTGGTGCTGGCGCGGTTCATGCAGATCCTGCCGACCGAGCTGTGCGCGGACTGGGCCGGGCGGGCGCTGAACATCCACCACAGCTTCCTGCCGTCGTTCATCGGCGCGCGGCCGTACCACCAGGCGCACCTGCGCGGCGTGAAGCTCGTCGGCGCGACGTGCCACTACGTGACGGCCGAGCTGGACCAGGGGCCGATCGTCGAGCAGGACGTGATCCGGGTGGACCACGACGACTCGGTGCCGGACATGGTCCGCAAGGGCCGGGACATCGAGAAGGTCGTCCTGGCGCGGGGCCTGCGGTGGCACCTGGAGGACCGCGTGCTCGTGCACGGCAACCGCACGGTCATCTTCTGA